From Punica granatum isolate Tunisia-2019 chromosome 1, ASM765513v2, whole genome shotgun sequence:
aaatatgttccctcaacaattgacatCGAGTCGGGTTCATCTTTTGTGCTTGGGTGAGGGGGAACACTGACACGAGACGCACTCTTAGCTGCACTCGGACATATTGAGTCTGGCGTGGTGTAGATGCATATACGCGCGTGAAGGCGCATGCGCTTAATCTAAccctgataccatattaaatttttattaaacttATACGGGCTCGAgctcatttccacttaaaaactcaTGCTGATAAGTGATGGCAcgcaagtctcatataaatcaaTGGTTGTTCTTTCATCTTTTACATGTGGGATTTTGTAATTCTCAACACCTGCattcacgtgcaacgtgtggtctaaTTCTGCTTACACATTGTCacatgcccttaaacacccgcccttaaTAAATGACCTCGAGCCGGACTCATCTTTTGTGCTTGGGCGAGGGGAACTAACATGAGGCGCTCTTTTGGATGCTCTCGATATTGGGTCGGTGTAATGTGAGTTCACATGGACACGCAGAAGTGTAACCctctctgataccatattaaattttcatttggctTATACGAGGCCCGAgctcatttccacttaaaatcTCAAGTTTATAAGTATTGGTACcaaagtctcatataaacttatggttattctttcattttttccatATGAGATTATAATTCTCAACAATATTTAATAGAAAGTTGACGGTGTGTTATgtgatgaaaaaatttaaaattttctcgttgcatgattaaataaatcaaACTGCACTATCTTgtgaaaaatatcaataaatcGTGTTGtatggtgtaattttttttaaaaaagtaatggattatatattgtatttgAGCGCACTTATTTTAAAGACTAGTACAATTACACTTGCGTTGCACATAATACATCGTATGTTGCATGTAAATTAATCTTATTCATTAAATGgttattgattaattataaAGTTGACATacgataatataaatatagaaagCTATATTGCAACCTTTTTTTAAGAGAGACTCATTGGTTTAATAGGACATAGAAATAATGTAATCTAAAAATGAAGGGATATGAAAGGGGGAGATCTGAGCATGAGGATCCATCACCACCACGTTTGCCACTATGACACTTTCTGAAGAGGCAAAACTATATAGTGAAGGTCTATCGAAGTCCGATTATAAAATTCAATGATAGATATATTTAAAATGCATGTAGTTTACACGcatgtatttatttgaataatttcaaTAATTGACTTATAACTCAagtaaattatgtaaaaaggcaaataaatttcttgaggttaagtaatttatttacttaaaaaaatacaagtaatttacttgtacTATACATGCATCTTCAACATTATGAATTGTAGACCAGCCCATCAAATTAACTTTTATTGGGGCTAACTATATAGGGAAGCCATCAAATAACGATCAATTTTTTTGCCAAATAATCGATATATCTATCACATGGAtataaatttaactaaaaGCAATAAAAGTACATATGAATATTGATCTAGATGGCAACGAAGTTTTTCTTCTCATAATTGGTTTTTAATCGATATATTTATCGTGGTACTATCGCAAGTTGTCAGAAATAGAGAGAGGACAACAATGGGAAAGTTACCATACTTGTTGGATGGGACTTTTAAGAAATGATCGGCCATACACTCGATCAAATGCTCCATGTAGACAACGACGTGGGAGAGTGTAAGGTTTGGATGAAACAAGCCAGATAGTCTCAACAAAGTTCTTTGAGAGTCGGAGAATGATCTCAGCAACACACATGCCAGGAGGCTGGGAGTAGAGAATGCtaagttgaattgaagatTTTCGTCCTTCAAGTTGCTTCAAGTTCGGTTTATTAGTACAAATGTTCCTGCATACTTAAAACCATGAAGGGGTAAAGATGATTAGAATATAGTTTCTGGTGTTTTTCTTATTCACCTTCTTCTATGTATTTTTCAAACCATTAAGCGCAGTTGAAGCAACAATAAACGCTGCACGTAGTTGAACGCAATTGAAGGAATATGTTGAAGCAAAAGCACCTTCTTGTGATAGAGATTCTTGATTCTCGAGAGAAAAATCTATTGACAATTTATCTGAAATAGATGAGAATTTAGATGCTATTAGCTTCCGGTGTAGTCTCTAGGCCATGCAATATAAGACCATAGCCAAAAAGAAACAATtgtaaagaagaagaaggaggagaatCGTGAAGTTGTGCTTAGAGATGACTCATCCCTTCGGTTGAATTGGAAAATAAGGATCGTGAAGTTCTTCCTTAAAATTCGTTGCAGAGAACTATTCAAAAACTTTGGAAATGCAAATGGTGAATGGACTTGCTTGTTGTTTCATCTTTGGATGGTTCATTTCAACGTATTTGACCGTTACACAATTTCAAAAGGGTCCCTtgcaatttttaattaataaatccaAAAGGTGCGTCTCTGGCCAAAATTTAAACCTAGGATCTTATAGTgtgtttagttttaaaattgagttgagttgagtttttattttaattagtttgtaatgattgtgatgttaaattatgagaaaaagtatgaaaaagtaatgattgtattgttgaattgtgaaaaaagtaataaatagttgaaagaatttattattaaaaattgaattgaatggttaaaaaaattgaagaaaaataaaaaaagtgataattgtgttattgactTTTGtggtgtagtgagtagagttaaagttagagttaaaatattaaaatcatgtaattgaaaaaaaaatcttaaaatcagattgcGAAATCAAATATGCCGATACAATTGCCAAATGGATAAGCATTCTTTGGGAAATTCCTTAAGAACTTCGAAGGGCAATTAAGAAAAAACTTGTAAAGTAATGTATTGGAGTACCGCAATTTTTCGATCATATAAGAAGCAATGCATGGTtaagaaagaacaaaaatggGTCTAGAATCTATcgcgaaaaagaaaagtcttAAATAAAAAGACAGATATACCTGGGCAGAAAGAGCTCCTCGAACAAACGAGGTGATGAACAATAAAACTTAAGTCAGTTGAAAAATTTAGAGGAGATGTACAAAATTTAACTCGACtgagataatatataatagaacATGTGAGGCAGTAAATGTTGAGAATGAGCGATGAATAGAGAATTGAATGTGTGTGAGAAAAAGTCATACTAATAGAGGACGCCAAAAGTGTGCAGGTATGAAAAGAAAGGCAAAAACCCATGAAGGatacaaatattttttggaacaaaaattgaagaaatatgaagttttgaaaataatcATGTGATTCATAGAGATGATAGAAAGAATGTATGAACCTGTTGAGACAACGGACGttaaaaatgaacatatggtgtgatgaaattttgaaactgTAAATtgttatgaaataataatagaataaatggTTAATTCGATTGAGAAAGATGGAAGACAATAAATGTCGAAAAGCAACAATGAATAGAAagagaaagtatatatatatatatatacatatatatatatatatatataatgaaaagtGTAATCAAAAGTCAAGAGTAAAAAAAGTCCGAGAAAAAATCACGAgagtataaaatatttttgaaataatgaaaattgtaGAAACACGTGATActtttatatgtaatatagATTTTCAGTAGACGTATGCGTGATAATAGCAAGGAATACAACTTCAAGTAGAATTTGGAGAATGGTGCTGTGTCTTGGACGGTAGACATTAGATGAGGAACTACCAAATTACTAATAATTCATTTGATAATGGAGTTTAACTTCATTACAattccttcatttttttttcaacaacaacgtgattattattattttgtctttttctcatatttaataataaattttcttacatATTCTTTCCTaatcattattacaattaattttttaataataaattttccacTTCACTCCATTTTTCtatcaatttaataacataaatattacttttttttaatatttttcttttatttaataataaattctcacagATAATTTGTCATAACTATTATTACAATCTcacttaaatatatacattaatattTAGAAGGAAATAGAGTTAAACTCTACTCCATTAACAAATGACACGggtttatttgtttttaaaataataattttattcaattcaactcaactcgaCCCTATTCCTTTTCaaatttaacaacataatcattattattttatctttttctactatttaataataattttttactcatattttttcaaaccatttttttagtaataattttctcatatactttttacaattaattttttaataataaattttccatctactttcacatctatatatacatatatatatatactctcatgcatatatttatcaacattTGTAATCATtgcacaaaatcaagttgagtttGATCACTTATTCAACTTGAAAACCAATAGCAAGCTAAATTTCCGAGAAAGAGAAAATACCTAATGTGATTCATGAGGATTTATAATGTGATTCATAAGGATTTATCTCATTACATATTTATCTTTGATCACAAAGAAAGTTTGCGAGttgagaaataaaagaaagaaaataaagagttatgaaaaatcccaaaaaagGCGAATATGAAACAGATAATATACACACGTTTACATTGCACgtcttttcaatatttttctttttagaataGGACCTTGAAATATGCTTGTAATGGATACGTGCGTATATTATTTGTTTCAGGTTGACTTCTTATTCGGCTTCTCATAAAATACTTAAGAATGCATCTGTTTCAAATATTAAGAAAGATAATTAACGTTCCCTTCTGCTAAAGATAATTATGTGAAATCCTCTTGGAATCTAACTTCAGATGCaattatctcttcttcttcttcttttatttatttatttttttccttcttgaaAACTGTATGTACATGATAAGATATGACAAGATGAACCGCTTGGCACTTTGAATTACTTTCACGGGTTAAAGAAACTGGATCGCAATTGCAATTTTCATATGTTTAAACAACTTCAACAGGAACTATTTCTCTTGCATCAAACACAAtagaaaattccatttttaCCTTTTTAGTGTGTCAAGAGTTTGAACTGAATTAACTGGAatacattttttaaatacCAATGCACAccgcaaaaaataaaaagaaaaaattcatggaGTTGCTATTTTTGTTGACGAACACACAAATCATGTACATgtgattaattttcttttagtcGCAAAGCCTATTTGCCCCTCAACTCTTTTTTGGACATATTTGTCCCCTCAATTGTCTTGCATTAAGTTATGTGCTTCCTACAGTTACGGTTTCTGTCCAAATGGATAAAAGTGCCGAactttgaaagaaaaagaaaaaggcagtaGATAGAGATCTCACCCACCCATGAGGTTGCCAGCAACCACTGAGGCCGCCGACAACCTCGTGGAAGTGTTGCCAACAGCAACCATAACCCTCAAAACTCCCCTGTCAACAGTGTTAGAACAAGAGAGAGTGCACCAACCCGTCCCAAGACGTCACCAACCAATGGTCGTGATTACCTCGTGGCCCATGGCGAAACCACCACTCCCTTTTACCCCGAGTGAGGAGGAAAATGAATGCTGTAGAGATATGGGGGTGAGAGGTTTGTTCCCGGTCATCATCTACTCCCGTGAGGTTGTTCCAGCAGTCTCAATGGTCACCGACAACCTcgtggaggtggaggtggaTGGCGAATGGCGTAGACCTTCCACCCCTAGCTTattcttctctctccctccctttctctctttcaccctctcttcctctctctcgaCAGGGTGCTTCAGGGGGGCAGGGGTCACCGCCACCACTAGCCACCCCCATAAGGACACCGACGACCACTAAAGCTGTGGACGACCTCGTCGGGTGAGCGGCATCCCCCTACCACTAGATCTCTCTTTGttgctgtttttttttttttgatattttaaaattgtatttTGTGTGTCACTTGCATAgcgttgaaatttttttgtcatcTGGATGAAGGTGTAACGGTGAGGTACAATTTCCTCTCATGATAATTGAGGAGGTAAATATTTCTAAAAGAATAATTCGGAGGATAAACGGATTCCACAACCAAAGTTTAGGGGCCTAAAAgatatttttcccttttatataTTGATCATGACATCGTCTTACCAATCTGCCAAAAGGAAATAACAAATCATTTTATCATCCGATGGGTATTATATTTTAGGATCAAGGTTTCCACTGAAATTGTGCTGCAATATTATTGCGCCTAGATCTCTATACTttcataaaagaaattttttaataaagagATTGTTGAAATTgtcttttcttctattttaatttttgcatcTCCTagctcctcttttttttttttgagtaaaCTCTTAATATTTTTGGTTATTCTAATTCTAATTTCTACTAGTGAAGTTTCTATGGAGTTACTTTTATTCAATTTCATCAGTGGTATTATATATACTCTTTATTCAGAtatctattttcttatattggAATCATAGACttttttgtaattgaaaaaattgtgAGTTTTGAACCATCAATGTTCTCAAGTTCCTTTCGCCAATCTCAATTTTTACTCTACTTTCCGTTTTCATAATTGTTCCATAGTTTTATACATTTGTCTCAGTTTTACTAAAAATTGATGAAACTATTATCTTCATCAATCTAAATATTACATAGTTGGGTAATATACAAATGACCTTTGCATACCCATTTATTCTTTTCAACATATCTATCTATAGAAAATTGAAGACCGAAAAGTTCTTCGTGAGCAAACAATTTGCTTTGTCTGGTAATATTTTCatcattccttttttttttttccctgtccAGTGTGGGGAAGTTTTATAAAGTCAATTAGCATTGCCCAAGGGTTCATCATacatcaaaaaatatttccaGATATATATCATTCGACGGTGCAATCCACATGTATATGCACTTTTCACCCAATAATTTGACATTGATGCATGCTTTCTTATCGGTGTCCATCTGATAATGCAGTCTTCCTAAATAATTGGGCTttcaaaagagaatctcatctcatctgGGGGATTCTGTAGTGTGCCAATTATGATTTTGGTGTTCGTATTCGTATATTGTGGGTAGCAACACTTCATGATACACTTTGTCCCAAGAGGCTACCAGCAACCTCGTTGGGACGGTGGTACGAGGTCGCTGGTGGCAGCCGGTAAACAGGATCCCACTGTCCCAAAAATTTAAAGACAAGATTCAAtgttagaaagaaaaaaaaagatgaaaaatgaaaacgaGGTCAAGTTTGATGATTCAATTAAACATTTATACATTAAACATTTATACGTTACGTGCAAGTATGAATGGTTTCATCAACCTATTTTGTaatggaaattaaattaactaGGTCCGAACCCCGTGCATTGCTGCGGGTCGGAAGATGTCGTTCGACCAATGACTAGGGATGCTATTTTCTTATCCATCTTTGAAAATTCGATTGTATCTTAAAAATATGTAAACTTTATGCCAATTTTAGGCAATTATGAATTAAatgattttctgaatt
This genomic window contains:
- the LOC116201138 gene encoding uncharacterized protein LOC116201138 codes for the protein MRLPATTEAADNLVEVLPTATITLKTPLSTVLEQERVHQPVPRRHQPMVVITSWPMAKPPLPFTPSEEENECCRDMGVRGLFPVIIYSREVVPAVSMVTDNLVEVEVDGEWRCFRGAGVTATTSHPHKDTDDH